The region AAAAGCAGAACCTGAGCATCAACCTGATCAGCGATAAAGAAGAAGTCCTGTGCAATCACTTTGACGTGATCAAAGAAAAGAACATGTATGGTAAAAAGGTTATGGGCATTGAGCGCTCTACTTTCATTTTCCATAATGGCAAACTGTTGAAAGAATACCGTAAAGTAAAAGCAGCCGGTCATGCTGAACAGGTTTTAGAAGATTTAAAAGCACTACAAGCTGCTGTATAAATCAGTTTTCAAGAGTTAAAGAAAAGATGAGCAGGAGTTCGACTCCTGCTTTTTTAAGCCAAAAGTGAATACGCAATCCACCACATTAAACAACCCACAGCAAAATCCAACATTTTCCATGCTCGATAATCCTGGAAAATGGGTTGTAAATATTTTGCACTATAACCTAAACCAAAGAAAAATATAAAAGAAGCAGATGCAGCTCCGAGTGCAAAATGAATGGAATTGCCTTCAATTTGTGTCGAAATCGAGCCAATCAGAATCACAGTATCCAAATAGACATGCGGATTTAGCCATGTGAATGCCAAACAAATAAGGATCAGTTTGAGTAATTGGCTTTCATCCTGCCCTTTGGCTTCTAGTGATTGTTTCTTTTTCCACGCCTGATAGAAATGCTGTGAACCATATATAAATAAGAAAATTGCACCCATATATTTTGCAATATCGATCCAAAGTGGGTGGCTGTTGACCATCTGTCCAAAACCCAGCACCCCCGCAAAAATCAAGATAGCATCTGAAACTGCACAGATGAGGCAGATCCAAAAGACATGTTCTTGTTTCAAGCCCTGCTTCAGTACAAAGGCATTTTGTGCCCCAATTGCGACAATTAAACCAATACTGACTAAAAAACCATGGATCAGCGTATGAAACATGACCTATTCCATCTATATTATTTGTACTGAATTATGTCCTAATTGTTTTTAAAATAAGTATTATTAAGAAAATATCAAGATAACTAAATTTTTCTTAGGAATGTAATGCTCCCTCATAAATATTGTGAAGCCTTCTTAGCAGTTGCTGAGACAGGTAGTTTTGAACATGCTGCCTTGTCTTTATGTATTACAGCTTCCGCAGTCACTTTAAGAGTACAAAATTTAGAGAAGGTTTTGGGCAATACTTTGATTCTGCGTGAGCGCCCATGCAGAGTAACGGCAACAGGTCAGCTATTGCTTGAACACTTACAGCATCAACGTTTGATGGAGCAAAACTTATTACAGCAGCTTCAAGGAAAATCTGAAACATCTTCATTTTATAAATTAAATATTGCGACCAATGCTGATTCACTTGCAACTTGGTTGTTGCCCACCTTACAGTCGATCCTGATTGAAGAACGGATTAGTTTACAACTCAGTATCGATGATCAATCTAAAACCCATGAATTGATGGAAGCTGGCGTGGTGAATGCCTGTATTAGTTCTGAGCCGATAAATGTAAAAGGATGTACGAGCCATGCTTTAGGGGCAATACGCTATGTGATGGTGGCAACACCAGCATTTAAACAACAGTGGTTTGCACATGGCATCCATCGTGAAGCTCTAAGACAAGCACCTGCGGTAATTTTTGGCGCGAAAGATCAACTGCATTCGGACTTTATTTTGCGTTTATTTGGTTTAAACATGCACAGCTATCCCTACCATTTCATTCCATCCTCGACTGCATTTGTAGAAGCCATTCAGTTAGGCTTAGGCTATGGGATGGTGCCTGAAATGCAAATCCTTAAAGAACTCGAAACTGGTTCACTGATTGAACTCATGCCTGAAGCGACTACACCTGTGCACTTGTATTGGCATCATTGGAAGCAGCAATCTGAGCCTTTAAAAAAGCTCACCGATATTATTTTGCAATACACACAACAACATTTTCTACACGACTAAAAAAGCCATCCTGAGGATGGCTATCTAAGATCACTTTCACAACTCGATATTGGTTTTATCTTGTTGCTCAAATTTCTGCTGTAACTTGACGTAAATTTCATTTTTTTGAAAATCTTGCAGAAATTGAATCGTTCCTTGCGGGAATTTATCCGATTGAATCTCACCACGATAATAGGCTTCACGCATCGGTGTTGCAGACATCGCCCCTTTCAAACTTTCTAGTTCAACCATCTGCCATTCTGGGAAGAATTTTAAATAATAGGATGAATCGTCTTTAAAGTGTCCAATCAGGCCAACTGTCGCATCGGTTTCAGTCACATCATTGACTAAAGATTTGACCAATTTTTGCCATTTTTCATCGTTATAGACATCAATCACATGCACAAATTTAATCCGTGCTTGATCATCTTTCGAGAAATTCGACAAGATCATTTGTTCACGTTCACTGGCCAAAAATGGATTTTTAATATTACGTTCATGTTGCGCTGAACCGAGTGCCAAAATCACCTGTTGGCTATGCTGAAGTGCAATTTGAATCGTTTGCAAATGTGCCAAGTGAAATGGTTGAAAACGTCCAATAAAAACTAAATAATCAAATGTATATTTCATAGCACAACATTCTTTTTATGAACGCATCAGTTATGCCAGTCGACGACTTTTTGCGACATAATAGCGAGCATAAATTCAAATTAATAAAGCAAGGATAGTACGATGACACTGAGCTGTATTCAACAACCACATCCACATTTGAACGCAAATTTAGAACAAGGCGTACTGACCTTAGCCATCAATCGCCCTGAAGCGAAAAATGCCTTATACGGCGAACTTTATCTCACCATTGCCAAAGCCTTAGATGAAGCAGACCAAGACAATGCTGTTCGCGTGGTGATTTTACGTGGTCAAGATGCTGACTTTAGTGCAGGCAATGACATGCAGGACTTTATGAAGTCAGCAGCACAAAAAGATCAAATTCGCCCACAAGACGGCCCTCCGTTTATCCTACTCAAATCTTCTGCACGTTTTTCCAAACCACTGATTGCAGCCGTTCGTGGTGTAGCGATTGGTATTGGGGTAACGATTTTACTTCATGCCGATCTTGTGTATACCGACAATACAGCGTTGTTCCAAATTCCGTTTGTAAGCCTAGGTTTATCGCCTGAAGGCGCTTCGAGCAAATTACTGATTCAACAAGCGGGTTATCATAAAGCCGCTGAGTTACTGCTCACTGCACAAAAATTCAATGCTGAAAAAGCGCTGAGTGCTGGTTTAGTGAATAGCATTGAAGAAGATGTATATGCGACTGCAAACAAACAAGCTCAGACCTTAGCAGCTCTACCTTTGGCATCATTAAAGCAATCTAAAGCATTGATGAAACATAATGTTGATGAAATTGTGGAATGGATTGACCATGAAGCTGTGATCTTTATGTCACGCGTCGGTTCACCTGAAATGATGGAAGCAGTACAAGCCTTTATGCAAAAACGTAAGCCTGATTTTACGCAATTTAACTAATTTATCACATGATGTGTGCTCAAATAGGCGACTTCGGTTGCCTATTTTCCATTCTCCCCTTTTGAGATTTATTACCATGTCAGAACAGTCTAAAACTGAAAAAAAACGTTATTTTGAAGCAGCACCAACCGATATTGATATCGACAATTTCCGTAAAGTAGTCGAAAGCCGCCGTTCAGTGCGTAAGTTTACTGAAAAGCCAATTCCTGCTGAGGTCTTAGATGCTTGCTTGGATTTAGCGTTGATTGCGCCAAACTCATCGAATTTACAACCTTGGACGTTTTATGTGGTGCAAGACACAGTCAAGAAAAAGAAATTGGTCAAAGCTTGTTTAGGTCAGTTGGCTGCTAAGACTGCATCTGAACTGATTGTCTGTGTGGCACGAACCGACCGCATTGATGAAATGGCGAAACTGAATATTAGTGAGTTTCCCTTTCCTGAGGCACCTCCAGCAATCAAAAAGTACTATAAGTACATTCCATATAACTACAAGACAGGTTATCTGAATGCCTTTGGTAACTTTAAGAAAGTCGCTTTCAAAGTAGCCCGTACTCTGGATAAACAGATGCCTGTTTCTGCTTTCAGCCCGGCTGATGCAAAATTGTGGGCAACCAAAACAACGGCGCTGGCTTGTGAAAATCTGGTGTTAGCTTTACGCGCTTATGGTTTTGATAGCTGTATGATGGAAGGCTTTGATGAACCAATGGTTCGTGAAATTCTGGAACTCAATGATGAACAGTATCCGGTCATGGTGATTGGTGCAGGTGAACGAGCTAAAGATGGCGTGTTCTTCCCGCAATACCGTTTTGATCGTGAGCTGTTTATTCAGAAGGTTTAATTCTCCTAATCAGCTTACACGATTGGCGACATGGATGTCGCCGTTAGGCAGAGATTCAGGGACGAATCTTCTGCCTAACAAAAGATTTTGGTTACTTTGATCTCTCAAAGTAACCTCAGCCTACGAGCTAATATTAAAACTTCTCATACTTTATGAGGCTGTGCCATCTTAATAACTACGAGAATTTTTAAAATTCCTACCTTAGAATGCAGATAGCCTTAATTTAAGAATAGTTAGCTCTTAATTTCCGATAATCAATCCAGTTACAATGAAAGCCAACCGGTACCCGAACCGGTAAATGAATCGTTGCAATTGGTCCTTGTGTAATATGCTGGGCATCCAAGATTACAACTTTCGAAGGACCACAATCTAAAGCATGGATATAAGACATTAACAAGCCATCATTTTCTACCTGAGCATCTTCCCGTGCAACAAAGACAGCCTCACCAGTGACCCAGTTTTCTCCAAAGCAATAACTTTCTGTGGTTCTGGTTCTTAAATTAAAACACATCACTGTATTGCTGCTGACATGGGAAGGATCATCAAACTCGCCAAAAGAAATACTATAGATATAACGATACTGTCGTCCGGTAAAAGCCTCATTAATCCGTGGAAATTCCTGCTTAACATCCGATAATACCGTACGCGTAACTTTCCCTGTCCCTTGCTCAAAAATAAAACGCTCTAGTCGTATATCCTGATCTTCAATCGGTCCCTGAATCGAGCTGATCAATGCTTTGGAATGCACTACCGCATCCATCACAATATCGCCAGTATTCAGGTCATAGGCGTTTACGGTATGAAAAATAAAACAGGGATCAATCTCATACCAGCGAATGTCAGTGACTTTACCACCAAAAGGTAATACACCTATACGCGCCTGTCGTTTTGGATTCCATTGATAAGGCAGCATTGAACCTTTTAAAGCACTGCGAACCGAGAAATTCAAATTCAGGTCCAGAATCAACACCTGAGATTTGGTAATGGCACAATCATGAATCATCGGACCATGTTTCACTGGAATCTCGACCTGATGTTTCAATTTACCGTTCGAATCTATATGCAGATAAAAAACTTTATTTTGGCTTAAAGCATCATAGCAAATCGCATGAATTTTCCCTGTTTCAGGATCAACATGTGGATGAGCTGTAAATGGTAAATCCTTTGCATTTTCAAAAAAATGATGTCGTTTGGATTCCAGCTCACTATTGACTTCAATTGGATAAGCCCCAGCTTCAACTAAAGCCCAGATTTTTCCGGCGAAGTTAATGACGTTGGTATTCACAGCATCAGCAACACCTCGCGTTTTACCTGGAATCAGTGGCCGGTGAAGTTTCTTCTGTACACTGGCAGCCCCGACATAACTGCTTTTATACCAATGTGCATTACCGTCTTTCAGTCTGAGCGCATGCAGCATGCCATCGCCAGTAAACCAATGATAATTTTTGGGATTTTTGACCAGAATTGGATTTGGGCCAATCCGCATGAGCGCACCATCGAGTTCTGCCGGAATCTGTCCCTCTACCGTGAGTTGGGCAGAAAAATGCTCCTGCCGTTGCGGGGCAAATATACCATCCAGATAAGGATTATCATTGGAATATGGAATGCGGCTATGCAGAATTTCTGCACCGTATTGAATAGATTTACTGAGCGTATTTTTGAGCATACTGCTCAGCGGTTTTGG is a window of Acinetobacter sp. ASP199 DNA encoding:
- a CDS encoding peroxiredoxin, encoding MSEISLLDHTFPTTTGEINLAQLDAVWLIIYFYPKDSTPGCTTQAVSFSCLKDQFDALNTTILGVSRDSVKAHQNFTEKQNLSINLISDKEEVLCNHFDVIKEKNMYGKKVMGIERSTFIFHNGKLLKEYRKVKAAGHAEQVLEDLKALQAAV
- a CDS encoding LysE/ArgO family amino acid transporter, which gives rise to MFHTLIHGFLVSIGLIVAIGAQNAFVLKQGLKQEHVFWICLICAVSDAILIFAGVLGFGQMVNSHPLWIDIAKYMGAIFLFIYGSQHFYQAWKKKQSLEAKGQDESQLLKLILICLAFTWLNPHVYLDTVILIGSISTQIEGNSIHFALGAASASFIFFFGLGYSAKYLQPIFQDYRAWKMLDFAVGCLMWWIAYSLLA
- a CDS encoding LysR family transcriptional regulator ArgP gives rise to the protein MLPHKYCEAFLAVAETGSFEHAALSLCITASAVTLRVQNLEKVLGNTLILRERPCRVTATGQLLLEHLQHQRLMEQNLLQQLQGKSETSSFYKLNIATNADSLATWLLPTLQSILIEERISLQLSIDDQSKTHELMEAGVVNACISSEPINVKGCTSHALGAIRYVMVATPAFKQQWFAHGIHREALRQAPAVIFGAKDQLHSDFILRLFGLNMHSYPYHFIPSSTAFVEAIQLGLGYGMVPEMQILKELETGSLIELMPEATTPVHLYWHHWKQQSEPLKKLTDIILQYTQQHFLHD
- a CDS encoding nicotinate-nicotinamide nucleotide adenylyltransferase; amino-acid sequence: MKYTFDYLVFIGRFQPFHLAHLQTIQIALQHSQQVILALGSAQHERNIKNPFLASEREQMILSNFSKDDQARIKFVHVIDVYNDEKWQKLVKSLVNDVTETDATVGLIGHFKDDSSYYLKFFPEWQMVELESLKGAMSATPMREAYYRGEIQSDKFPQGTIQFLQDFQKNEIYVKLQQKFEQQDKTNIEL
- a CDS encoding enoyl-CoA hydratase, which gives rise to MTLSCIQQPHPHLNANLEQGVLTLAINRPEAKNALYGELYLTIAKALDEADQDNAVRVVILRGQDADFSAGNDMQDFMKSAAQKDQIRPQDGPPFILLKSSARFSKPLIAAVRGVAIGIGVTILLHADLVYTDNTALFQIPFVSLGLSPEGASSKLLIQQAGYHKAAELLLTAQKFNAEKALSAGLVNSIEEDVYATANKQAQTLAALPLASLKQSKALMKHNVDEIVEWIDHEAVIFMSRVGSPEMMEAVQAFMQKRKPDFTQFN
- a CDS encoding nitroreductase family protein produces the protein MSEQSKTEKKRYFEAAPTDIDIDNFRKVVESRRSVRKFTEKPIPAEVLDACLDLALIAPNSSNLQPWTFYVVQDTVKKKKLVKACLGQLAAKTASELIVCVARTDRIDEMAKLNISEFPFPEAPPAIKKYYKYIPYNYKTGYLNAFGNFKKVAFKVARTLDKQMPVSAFSPADAKLWATKTTALACENLVLALRAYGFDSCMMEGFDEPMVREILELNDEQYPVMVIGAGERAKDGVFFPQYRFDRELFIQKV
- a CDS encoding carotenoid oxygenase family protein encodes the protein MQWPKPLSSMLKNTLSKSIQYGAEILHSRIPYSNDNPYLDGIFAPQRQEHFSAQLTVEGQIPAELDGALMRIGPNPILVKNPKNYHWFTGDGMLHALRLKDGNAHWYKSSYVGAASVQKKLHRPLIPGKTRGVADAVNTNVINFAGKIWALVEAGAYPIEVNSELESKRHHFFENAKDLPFTAHPHVDPETGKIHAICYDALSQNKVFYLHIDSNGKLKHQVEIPVKHGPMIHDCAITKSQVLILDLNLNFSVRSALKGSMLPYQWNPKRQARIGVLPFGGKVTDIRWYEIDPCFIFHTVNAYDLNTGDIVMDAVVHSKALISSIQGPIEDQDIRLERFIFEQGTGKVTRTVLSDVKQEFPRINEAFTGRQYRYIYSISFGEFDDPSHVSSNTVMCFNLRTRTTESYCFGENWVTGEAVFVAREDAQVENDGLLMSYIHALDCGPSKVVILDAQHITQGPIATIHLPVRVPVGFHCNWIDYRKLRANYS